From Coffea arabica cultivar ET-39 chromosome 2e, Coffea Arabica ET-39 HiFi, whole genome shotgun sequence, the proteins below share one genomic window:
- the LOC140003999 gene encoding auxin response factor 18-like, which translates to MITVMNSGNEPMNEVEKSLDPQLWHACAGGMVQMSPVNSKVFYFPQGHAEHAHKSVDFGTFCTIPPLILCRVSSIKYLADTETDEVFAKIRLVPLRGNECSDDDGDDGLLAFDKNDGQEKPSSFAKTLTQSDANNGGGFSVPRYCAETIFPRLDYSAEPPVQTILAKDVHGEIWKFRHIYRGTPRRHLLTTGWSNFVNQKKLVAGDSIVFLRAENGDLCVGIRRAKRGIGGGPEAPSGWNTSAGNCTSSLYGGFSRLLGEEENRIMRNPKGGTNNSDIGARGRGKVRAESVVEAANLAASGQAFEVIYYPRASTPEFVVKASAVKAAIRIQWCSGMRFKMPFETEDSSRISWFMGTISSVQVDDRIHWPNSPWRLLQVAWDEPDLLQNVKRVSPWLVELVSNMPAINLCPFSPPRKKLRLPQPPEFPLVGQLPMPSLFSNPLSPSSPLCCLPDKIPAGIQGARHAQFGLPSSEPHFNKLQAGLFPFKLKQLEHAAAAASRIPNSSCFMEDYESKDNVSCVLTIGNSVQGSKPNVRTEAPLFVLFGQPILTEQQISQSSSGDTARSSLSERNPENTVTVSGGSGSGVLQSGHPENSLDQVLPWYKDPKLEFGLETGHCKVFMESEDVGRTLDLSVFGSYEELYGKLAEMFGLERSEMLSNVLYQDPAGVVKHSGDEPFSDFLKAARRITILTDSGSDNVCR; encoded by the exons ATGATTACTGTGATGAATTCTGGGAACGAACCCATGAATGAAGTGGAAAAATCCCTGGACCCCCAGTTATGGCATGCCTGCGCTGGCGGAATGGTGCAAATGTCACCTGTTAACTCCAAAGTTTTCTACTTTCCTCAAGGACATGCTGAGCATGCTCACAAAAGTGTGGATTTCGGGACTTTTTGCACAATCCCACCACTTATTTTGTGTAGAGTCTCATCAATAAAGTACCTGGCTGATACTGAGACTGATGAGGTTTTCGCTAAAATAAGATTGGTTCCGCTGAGAGGAAATGAATGTAGCGATGATGATGGTGATGATGGATTGTTGGCTTTTGATAAGAATGACGGTCAGGAAAAGCCTAGTTCTTTTGCAAAGACATTAACACAGTCTGATGCAAACAACGGTGGGGGTTTCTCTGTGCCACGGTACTGTGCTGAGACCATATTTCCGCGGTTGGACTATTCAGCTGAACCCCCAGTTCAGACTATTTTGGCCAAAGATGTTCATGGGGAGATATGGAAATTTAGGCATATTTACAGGGGGACACCGCGTCGTCATCTTTTGACGACTGGATGGAGTAATTTTGTGAACCAGAAGAAGCTTGTTGCAGGGGACTCGATTGTGTTTTTGAGAGCTGAAAATGGGGATCTTTGTGTTGGGATCAGAAGAGCGAAGAGAGGAATTGGTGGTGGACCTGAGGCACCATCTGGATGGAATACCAGTGCTGGGAATTGCACCTCCTCTTTGTATGGGGGATTCTCCAGGCTTCTAGGTGAAGAGGAAAACAGGATCATGAGGAATCCTAAGGGAGGGACTAATAACAGTGACATAGGTGCTAGGGGAAGGGGTAAAGTTAGGGCAGAATCTGTTGTTGAAGCAGCCAATCTTGCTGCCAGTGGGCAGGCATTTGAGGTTATTTACTATCCACGTGCAAGCACGCCGGAGTTTGTTGTAAAGGCCTCAGCTGTAAAGGCTGCAATAAGAATTCAGTGGTGTTCCGGGATGAGATTCAAGATGCCTTTCGAGACAGAAGATTCATCACGGATAAGCTGGTTTATGGGAACTATATCCTCTGTTCAAGTTGATGACCGCATCCATTGGCCTAATTCTCCCTGGCGCCTTCTCCAG GTTGCATGGGATGAACCAGATTTACTTCAGAATGTTAAGCGAGTCAGTCCATGGTTGGTTGAGCTGGTATCAAATATGCCTGCCATCAATCTTTGCCCCTTTTCCCCACCAAGAAAGAAGTTGAGGCTTCCACAACCTCCGGAATTTCCCCTTGTTGGCCAACTTCCAATGCCATCACTATTCAGCAACCCCTTAAGCCCAAGTAGTCCCTTGTGTTGTTTACCAGACAAGATTCCTGCAGGCATACAGGGAGCCAGGCATGCTCAATTCGGATTACCCTCATCAGAACCGCATTTCAATAAACTGCAGGCGGGCCTCTTCCCGTTCAAACTGAAGCAGCTTGAACATGCTGCTGCCGCAGCTTCTAGAATCCCTAACAGTAGCTGCTTCATGGAAGATTATGAATCCAAGGATAATGTATCTTGCGTGTTGACTATCGGAAATTCTGTACAAGGATCGAAGCCTAATGTTCGTACAGAAGCACCcctgtttgttttgtttggtcAACCAATTCTCACTGAGCAGCAGATCTCCCAGAGCTCCTCTGGGGATACAGCTCGCAGCAGTTTATCAGAGAGGAATCCAGAAAATACTGTAACTGTCTCTGGTGGTTCAGGATCAGGAGTTCTTCAGAGTGGTCATCCAGAGAACTCTCTAGATCAAGTCCTTCCGTGGTACAAAGATCCCAAACTTGAATTTGGATTGGAGACAGGTCACTGTAAGGTGTTTATGGAATCTGaagacgttggccggactctgGACCTGTCAGTTTTTGGCTCTTATGAGGAGCTCTATGGAAAGCTGGCAGAGATGTTTGGTCTTGAAAGATCAGAGATGCTGAGCAATGTGCTTTATCAGGACCCGGCTGGCGTTGTTAAGCACAGTGGAGATGAACCATTCAG CGACTTCCTGAAAGCAGCAAGAAGGATAACAATTCTAACCGACTCGGGCAGTGACAACGTATGCCGATAG